Part of the Desulfolutivibrio sulfoxidireducens genome is shown below.
AACCGGAAATATTTGGCCTTCGCCGCAAAGGCTGACGCGGAAGGCTACCATCAGGTGGCCAGACTCTTTCGCGCCGCGGCCGAGGCCGAAACCGTGCACGCCCACGCCCACCTGCGCGCCGCCGGAGGCATCGGGAGCACTGCGGACAACCTCAAGGAGGCCATGGCCGGCGAGATCCACGAATTCAAGGAAATGTATCCGCCCATGATCGAACATGCCAAGGCGGAAGGCCACAAGGCCGCCGAACGGTCCTTCACCTACGCCAACGCCGTGGAGGCCATCCACGCTAGGCTGTACGAACAGGCCGCCGAACTGATGGATGCCCTCCCCGAAACAGACTATCATGTCTGTTCCGTGTGCGGATACACCTGTGAAGGCGAGGCACCGGATTCCTGTCCCGTGTGTAAGGCGGCCAAAAAGGCCTTCTTCAAGGTCGTGTAGCGTTTGGTCAAGGCCCGCCCTTGTCGTTGTGCTACGGACCCGAGGGTGATAAGGCGGGTATTGATCGAAACGCGCATGATACCGGGGGCTTCATGATACGCATGAGGCCCCCGGAATTGAAACACGGCGACTGGAAACATCTTATAGTGAAACGTACCCCCGATGTTGTCGGAAGAGACAACCCCAAACAAGGAGAAGCGTGATGGCCGCTCCGGAAAACATGTGGCAGTGTCAGACGGTCAATTGCGGATATATCTATGATCCGGATCGTGGCGACCGCAAGGGCAAGATCCCGCCCGGCACCGCCTTCGAGGACCTGCCCGACGACTGGAGGTGCCCTATCTGCCGGGCCACGAAAAAGTGTTTTCGTCCCCTGGCCGGGCCGGGCTCCACCCAGGAAGCCTCCTGCGAAAAGTAGGCATGGCCATGACCACCTCAATTTGCCCTGTGTGTGGCTACGTGCATGAAGGCTCCGTCGAAACCCTTTCCCCGGGCTGGAGTTGTCCCGCCTGCGGCTGTGCCGGGGACCGGTTCAAAGCCGCCCGACGCCGGGCGTCTCCGGTGACTCCCGCATCCTCCCCGCCTTCCGACCGATACCTGTGCCTGGCCTGCGGTTACGCCTACGATCCCGCCCAGGGCGATCCGACCCAGGACGTCCCCCCCAAAACCCCGTTTGCCGATCTTCCCGCGGACTGGCGCTGCCCCACCTGCGGCGCGCCAAAAAATCGTTTCGCCCGCGAGGTTTGAGTGGGAATGTGGGGGGCGCCGCCCCCCACGCCCCCCGGCAGGGTGCTAAGCACCCTGCACCCGTGTTACGCGGAGGGATCCCCCCGAGAGCGTAGCTCTCGGGGGGATCCCTCCGCGAAGCTCCAGGCGCAAGGCCTTCACGCCCTGTCCGGCGGGCATGATTGCCTCCGTATCCCGTGATTTCCGGCGGTTTTTTCCCCAGCGCGAAGCGCCGGGGAAAAAACCGCCGGAGTCAGGGGGTCCGGGGGGAATGATTCCCCCCGGGCGGGGTCCGGGGCGGCGGCCCCGGTTCAGTCGCGGTTATCGAGGCACTGGCGGTAGGCCTCGGAGTAGATGGAGAGCATGACCATGGCCAGGCTGACGATGAGGGGGCCGTAGAGGATGCCCAGGGCCCCGAAATATTTGATGCCGCCGAGGATGGACAAAAAGACGTAGAACATGGACATGTTGGAGCGGCCTTTGAGCAGGAGTGGCCGCAGGACGGAGTCGATCCCCGAGACGATGATCGCGCCCCAGGCCGCCAGGAACAGGCCCCATTCCCACTGATTGGTGAGGCCGAGATAGATGGCGGCGGGAATCCAGATGATGGCCGTGCCCACGATGGGAATAAGCGAGGTGAAGCCCATCATGAAGCCCCAGAAAAGGGGCGGGATGCCCACGATGTAGAGCCCGAGGCTTCCGGCCAGTCCCTGGCACACGGCGATGAGGAAGCTGCCCATGACCACGGAGCGGGAGACGTCGCCGAATTGTTTGATGAGCCGGTCTTCCTGTTCCTCGCGAAGGGGCATGAGGTATTTGATCCGGGCCAGCATGGACTCGCCGTCGCGGATGAGGAAAAACAGGATGAAGACCAGGATGAAGAAGTTGAGGGTCAGGCCCAGGGCGTTGCCCAAAAGGGTGGTGCCGGCGTCGAGGATGATCTGGCCGGACTGTTTGGACAGTTCGATCAGGTCGCCCTGCAGGTCGATTTTCGAGAGGTCGAGAAAGGGCGCGTGAGTTTTGAGCCAAGCCAGGTAAGGGGCCAAGTGTTCCTGGGAGAGCAGGGTTTCCAGGTCGTTTTCCTGGAGCCAGTTCTGTACGGCGGACAGGGTTTGCATGCCCTGGTTGAGAAGCGCCCCGGTGAGCAGCAACAGGGGCACGATGAGCAAAAGGACCACCATGGCCACGGTGGCCAGGGCCGCCAGAGAGCCGCGATTCCGCCATTTCCGGCGCAGGAGGCTGAAGATGGGGTGAAACAGGGTGGCCAGCACGGTGCCCAGGACGATGAGGTGGACGAAGGGCCGCAGAACAATGTAGGCCAAAAAAAGGGAGACCGCCAGGGTGGCCAAAAAAAAGAGGGTGGAAAACCGGCGTGGGTTGGCGTCCATGCCTGGGCTCATAACAGAGACAACAGCGCGGGTGAAGCGGATACGTGGACGACGGCGGCGGTGAAAACAAGGGACATGCGCTTGGCGAGGCGCTTTCGCGGCTTGGCCGACGGCTTTTCCCCAGGCGGGACGTCTTTCGGGACATCACCGGGGAGGTGTTCGAGGATGGCGGGGCCGGTCTGTCGGAAAAGCGCGCCCGGGAGTGGTCCTTGGTGCTTTGGGCCCGAGGGGTGGCGCACAGGATGTATCATGACGGGGAGTCCTGGCGCATCGGTGTCCCGGCGCGGCTGGCCGGGCGGGCCGTGGACGAGATCCGGGCATACGTCCGCGAGAACGCCCTTGGCGAGGCCGAAACCCCGCGTCCGAAGCGGCCGGTTCCGGTCCGGTCCGTGGCCTGGGTCATGGCCGGGGTGGGTTTTTGTTTCGTGTTTCTGGTTTCGCATCCGGTGGTGTGGGGCAGGCGTCTGGATTTCGTGCGCATGGGCGCGGGCGATACCGGGGCCATGCTGTTTTCCGGGCAGTGGTGGCGGGCGCTCACGGCCTTGACCTTGCACGCCGACGGCGCGCATCTTCTGGGCAATGTGGTGGTGGGCGGGCTTTTCATGGCCTTTTTGTGCCGCGAGGCCGGGGTGGGGACGGGTTTTTTTCTGGCCCTGGCGGCCGGTGCGGCGGGCAATGGCCTCAAGGCCGTGATCCAGGGGCCGGGCCATCATTTTCTGGGTGCGTCCACAGCGGTTTTCGGGGCCTTGGGGGTCTTGGGGGGAATGGTCAGCGTGTTCGGGCTGCGGGGATTGTCCTGGCGCCGGCTGGCCCCATTCGGGGCGGGGCTTATGCTTTTGGCCCTTCTGGGGGCGGGGGAGGAGGAAAACGCGGGGAAGATCGATCTGGGCGGGCATTTTCTCGGCTTCGCGGCCGGGGCGATCTTTGGCGCGGCCATGGGCGCGGCGCGCCGGAGGGGCTGGCGTATCCCGGTGCTCGGCCTTGATGCGTTCCTGGGGATTTTGGCCGCGCTTACGGTCGTTCTCGCCTGGATATCGGCTTTTTTGGGATGGCGCTGGTCCTGACGCCTGGGGCCAAGAACGTTTTGCCATTTCCGGCCGCATGGGGTACATTTCAGCTTTCGACGCGCCGGCCGTCGCCGGGGGCGTCTTTTTTTCTGACCTCGCGCGGATCGATGCGTTGAGGAAGAGGAGAGGGAAGGGATGAGCCTGAGCCGTCTGGTGTATGAGGGAGAGGATATTCGCTTCCGCACGGGAAAACACTGGGTGGTGTTCGTCAAGGCCGCCATTTTTCTGTTCCTGGCGGTGGCGGCGTGGTCCAGCGGCGATATGTTGCGCGGGCTTTTGACGTTCAAGGCCCCGGAGGAGATCGAGAAGTTTCTGCCAAAGATTATAAGTGTCACGGTATGGGTCATCCGCTACAGTCTCTTTTTCATCTTCGCCCTGTTGGCCGCGATGCGTCTTTTTTCCTTTTTCACCCTGCGCATCGCCGTCACCCCCAAACGGCTGATCTGCGACGATGCCGTGTTCGGTTCCTTTTCCATGGATCTGTCGAAAATCGAGTCGGTCAAGTCCGAACCCGGCGTCTTCGGCGGACTTTTCGGCTACGGCAAAGTGGTGCTCACGGCCACCAGCAGCCAGCGTTTGATCGTGAGCAACGTCAGCCGTCCCCACATCTTCGAGAAGGAGATCTTCGCCGCGAAATAGTCTGGACATGAGGGGCGCGGCGTGACCGGTCGCCATGTCCGGCATCGAATCCGCGAGGACGGCGAGGGTGTTGCCGCACACTGGAAAAACGGCGTCTTTTCGAAAGACCTTCACCATTTCACCTCATGCACATGAGACGCGACCGGACGGCGCGGGGCGCAACGGACAGCATTTCATGCATCCCAAACGACGACAGATCGGCCGCCTGGGCATCCCCTTCAAGCTCTTTTTCGTTTTCACGGTCATTTTGGCCATCAGCTACTTCACGACCTCGACCCTTTTTATCTCCATCCGGGACACTGTGGACATCACCCGGGACATCGTGAAGGTCCGCTTCGAGGTCCTGTCCATTTCCCAAAGGATGATCGACAGCCTGTTGTCCATGGAGGAAAACCAGAAGAAGTATCGGGTGCTCCGCGAGGACGAATACAAGAAGTCGTTTTTGGCCTCCCTTCAGGAATACCGCAACGCCATCTGGAGCATCCTGTGGTTCCGTTACGAGGGCTTCGCGGTCTGGGAGGGGCTGCACGAGGAATTCAAGGCCGAGTTTCCCGACCTGGCCGCCGGGGCGGACCTTCCTGGCGATCCGTGGGTCCCCCAGGAGAAACTCAACCGCTGGATCGAGATCATCCTGGACGCGCGGCGGGAGAACGAACGGGTCATCGAGACGGGAATGCGCAATCTGTATTCCTTAAGCGAGCAGTCCGTGAACCGCGGCGTCAACGGACTCATCGTCTCCGTGGCCGTGGCCCTGGTGGGCATAGGCTACCTGGTCTTCACCGTGAGCCGCCCCCTGCGGGAACTGCGACGCGGTATCCGGGCCTTCACCGTGTCCGGGAGGCTCGAACCGGTCCGGGTCTTTTCCAAGGACGAACTGGGGGAACTGGCCTCGGCCTTCAACGAGATGACCCTGCGCCTCAAGGATGAAGAGAAGATGCGCACGGACTTCATCGACATGCTCAGTCACGAGATCCGCACCCCCCTGACCTCCATCCGGGAATCGGTCAATCTTATCAAGGAAAACGTCTTCGGCGAGGTCAACGAGCGCCAGAGGCGTTTCCTGGACATCGCCGGGGACGAACTGGAGCGTATCTCCAACCTGCTGACGCGGCTCATGCGCGTTTCCAGCATGGCCTCCCAGATCGTGGACATCACTCTGACCCCGCTGAGCCCGGCCGAACTTCTGAACGAGGTCCTGGACAAGGCCTCGCCGTCGGCCGAGGCCAAGGGAATTTCACTGGAGATTCGCGCCGGCGGCCATATCCCGCTCATCCTTGGGGACGAGGAGCTTTTGGGACAGGCATTGCTCAATCTGGTGGGCAACGCGGTCAAGTTCTCCCCCCGGAACAGCAT
Proteins encoded:
- a CDS encoding rubrerythrin family protein → MSRTEKDLMEAFAGESQANRKYLAFAAKADAEGYHQVARLFRAAAEAETVHAHAHLRAAGGIGSTADNLKEAMAGEIHEFKEMYPPMIEHAKAEGHKAAERSFTYANAVEAIHARLYEQAAELMDALPETDYHVCSVCGYTCEGEAPDSCPVCKAAKKAFFKVV
- a CDS encoding rubredoxin, which encodes MAAPENMWQCQTVNCGYIYDPDRGDRKGKIPPGTAFEDLPDDWRCPICRATKKCFRPLAGPGSTQEASCEK
- a CDS encoding rubredoxin, which encodes MTPASSPPSDRYLCLACGYAYDPAQGDPTQDVPPKTPFADLPADWRCPTCGAPKNRFAREV
- a CDS encoding AI-2E family transporter, which gives rise to MDANPRRFSTLFFLATLAVSLFLAYIVLRPFVHLIVLGTVLATLFHPIFSLLRRKWRNRGSLAALATVAMVVLLLIVPLLLLTGALLNQGMQTLSAVQNWLQENDLETLLSQEHLAPYLAWLKTHAPFLDLSKIDLQGDLIELSKQSGQIILDAGTTLLGNALGLTLNFFILVFILFFLIRDGESMLARIKYLMPLREEQEDRLIKQFGDVSRSVVMGSFLIAVCQGLAGSLGLYIVGIPPLFWGFMMGFTSLIPIVGTAIIWIPAAIYLGLTNQWEWGLFLAAWGAIIVSGIDSVLRPLLLKGRSNMSMFYVFLSILGGIKYFGALGILYGPLIVSLAMVMLSIYSEAYRQCLDNRD
- a CDS encoding rhomboid family intramembrane serine protease — translated: MDDGGGENKGHALGEALSRLGRRLFPRRDVFRDITGEVFEDGGAGLSEKRAREWSLVLWARGVAHRMYHDGESWRIGVPARLAGRAVDEIRAYVRENALGEAETPRPKRPVPVRSVAWVMAGVGFCFVFLVSHPVVWGRRLDFVRMGAGDTGAMLFSGQWWRALTALTLHADGAHLLGNVVVGGLFMAFLCREAGVGTGFFLALAAGAAGNGLKAVIQGPGHHFLGASTAVFGALGVLGGMVSVFGLRGLSWRRLAPFGAGLMLLALLGAGEEENAGKIDLGGHFLGFAAGAIFGAAMGAARRRGWRIPVLGLDAFLGILAALTVVLAWISAFLGWRWS
- a CDS encoding PH domain-containing protein translates to MSLSRLVYEGEDIRFRTGKHWVVFVKAAIFLFLAVAAWSSGDMLRGLLTFKAPEEIEKFLPKIISVTVWVIRYSLFFIFALLAAMRLFSFFTLRIAVTPKRLICDDAVFGSFSMDLSKIESVKSEPGVFGGLFGYGKVVLTATSSQRLIVSNVSRPHIFEKEIFAAK
- a CDS encoding HAMP domain-containing sensor histidine kinase, yielding MHPKRRQIGRLGIPFKLFFVFTVILAISYFTTSTLFISIRDTVDITRDIVKVRFEVLSISQRMIDSLLSMEENQKKYRVLREDEYKKSFLASLQEYRNAIWSILWFRYEGFAVWEGLHEEFKAEFPDLAAGADLPGDPWVPQEKLNRWIEIILDARRENERVIETGMRNLYSLSEQSVNRGVNGLIVSVAVALVGIGYLVFTVSRPLRELRRGIRAFTVSGRLEPVRVFSKDELGELASAFNEMTLRLKDEEKMRTDFIDMLSHEIRTPLTSIRESVNLIKENVFGEVNERQRRFLDIAGDELERISNLLTRLMRVSSMASQIVDITLTPLSPAELLNEVLDKASPSAEAKGISLEIRAGGHIPLILGDEELLGQALLNLVGNAVKFSPRNSMVTLGLEMADGGHKALFSVTDEGPGIPEEEQQNVFNKYYRGVATKKTTDGIGLGLNIARTIVEAHGGDIWLTSLPGKGCTFYFTIPVGGERG